DNA sequence from the Paraburkholderia hospita genome:
GGTCCGGTCCACATTGAATTCCGATGAGAGCCCTGGCTCACAACAGAACGCTGCATCGGGTGACTTTTCATCCCTAACGCGACGGCGACACGCATATACAGATCGCGCCGCCGTCGCGTTGTCGGTGACACCTGTATAGCGTTTATTGAACGCAAACACGGCATAGATCGACGGTCCGAAGATAAACATTTCTATTAAGCCACGGCACGAAAACGTATTCATCGTAAGCGTTGGAGCCAATAAAAATCCAACGGTGCAAAGAGCAAGACATGGTAATACCCTCGATATGAAAGCACATCGTCATCGATTAAACAAACACGAATAAGGTCTACAAGGTACAGCTAGGAACCCCTCCCTCCCAAGAACGAATATCTAAGCTTTATCTACGCTTTAATGATAGACAGAGGCCCGCGGAAATCCATTATCTATAAGAGTTTCCACATACCACATAAGAATCTGATCAACATACCTAGGTATCGAATTGAGCCGGGAACAGTTACTCCGTATTCGGATTCAACGAGACAACATGTAGCGCAAGAAAAAGCGCGATAAGAACCCGCCACACTGCAGCGTCGGATCTCACCCAGCGCTATCGCTGCGAAGACGCGCGCACGCGGTAAGCTGCATTCCGTTTCGCTCTAAAACGGCCCTACCCGTGCCGGGCGATGAATTGTTAATGACTGGATTCCCGCTGTGTACGACCGAATACTTCTCTTGATTTTGAGCGACCTCTCTCAAATATCCATTTTGACCAGTTCCGCAACTGACTTTGCTCTCATTTTTTGCATCAGATGTGACCTGTTTGCCTTGATGGTTATTTCACTGAGGCACAGTTCGGAGGCAATCTGCTTGTTCATTAATCCCTTGGCCACAAGAGCCAATATGTCTCGCTCTCTGGGTGTAAGGGATAAATACCGGGCAAGAAGTTCTTTTTGTCTGCGATCCGTCTCTCTACGCCGATAGTCGTATTCGAGGGCAGATTCAACAGACTCCAGCATGTCCTGACTACGGAATGGTTTGCTTAGAAAATCCAAAGCACCGGCCTTCATCGCATCAACAGTCATTCTTACGTCACCGTAAGCAGAGGTAAAAATTATTGGCACGTTAAAATGCCCCGTGCGCAGTCGGTGTTGAAGTTCAAGCCCTCCCATACCAGGCATGCGAACATCCCAATGTTCGATCGCCCTTCATCAAAACCTGCCTGCCCGGCATCTTGACCCTCGGAATATCGGCCACCGGACGCGAGAAATCCACCTTTTGGTCGGCCATGCGTATGTCCGCATCGGGACGATGCAACATAGCTGCGTAGCCAAACGCGATGTACCCTGGAGGGTGCGGGGACGATTTGGCGATCGCCAGCACACTTATCACGAACCCGCCGTGCGTCTCGATTATTTCTTTGCCTTCCGCCATGCCTTTCTACATCGTCGTGTGCGCGGAACCGCCGCACGCGGCTCAGTCTCCGAACGGGTCACGAGGGCCGAGCGCCTCATCGATCGCGCTTTTGGCGCGGTCCATCGCCTCGCTGACCGCTGCCGGACCCGAGTGCGGGGATTGATAGCGCTCGGGCTTGGGTACAGGAGGCGCTTCGCGGATGTCTCCATCCCTGAGATCCCTGAGCGCGCGTTCGATCAACAACGTCACGGTCGATCCGACCGCACGATGGTCCCGGGTGCTGACGGTAATAACGAAACCTCGGTGTTCCTGTCGCTCATCCAAGACCTCCCGCCCTCTGAAGGAATCCTGGCATGAAGGAATGCACGATCGAACCTCACCCTGACGGGTCGACCTTCTTATTCCAGGGACCACCTGGCACATCGTTCACCGTCGTTCCGACCTATGCACAATCAACCTCACCCACGCCTGATCAGATTGCTCGCTCCTGCGCTTCCACTAACGCATCGAAAACAGCTGACGACCAATTTAAATGCTGCGTAACACAATCGACCTCACGGTCGCGCTCACCGCCTGCATCCAGGGGGACTCAACCTCGGAGGAAGCGGGAAGGTATCTTGACTGGACTGGGCGTCGACTACGAGACCCCGGACGCTTTGACCGACAGGCGGCAAATGCTGCGCCACTGGGGATGGCGTGGTACGGATGGAACACTCGATAGCGGACAACAGCAACCGTCCACGCGGCGAACCCCAGCACACCCGACGCGGGACTCGCACGAGAGGTTGGCTCCTGCCGTCCGTGCTTCAAACCCTTTCGTATGGCCGTTTTCGTGGGCGCGGCCTTCTCCGGAGGGGTACAGGTCGTTGTTTCTGCGTTACCACAGCGCCAATCCCCCTGTTTTCGGGCCTCGCCCGTTGCAGATTCACATCCGTGTTGCTACGCTAGCGCCAGCCTGAGGATTTGGACCTTTGCGTATTGTCGGTGACTGCGCAAAGGCAAAGGTCTCAGGCCAACCTTTGACCAAAGACGAGGAATCCATGGCAACAACGAGTGCAACGAAAGCTGCAGCAAAAACGGCTCCGAAGAAGGCGGTGACTCCGGTCGAAAAGGCGAAGACGCCCCTGGTGAAGAAGGCTTCAGCCCCTGTCACGAAGAAGGCGGTCGCTGCCGCGCCGCTGAAGCCCATCAAGGATTCGTTCACGAAGGCTTCGCTCGCCATCCACCTTGCCGGGCGCGCAGGTGTCGAGCCGAAAGCCGCGAAGGCCTTGATGGCCGCACTGGAAGAAACGGTGCTTGCGTCGGTCCACAAGAAGGGCGCGAAGGAGTTCACGCTGCCGGGTCTGCTGAAGGTTGTTGCTCAGGACGTGCCGGCAAAGAAGAAACGCTTCGGCAAGGACCCGTTCACGGGTGAAGACAAGTGGTTCGCCGCGAAGCCCGCTTCGGTGCGTCTGAAAGTGCGCCCGCTGAAGAAGCTGAAGGACGCTGCGCTCTAAACCGGGCCGCTGGAAAGGAAGCCCCTTCGCGACGGAAGTCCGAGGGGCTTTTTTGCTTCTGCCTGAGGCGCACGGGCCTTCATGCAATCTGGCCACTCAGGATGAACCGGGCGATACCGGGAAGTACACTGGCGTGCACTGCGACGAGCAGCGCATGCGCGGAGGACCTCCTTTCGGCAACGATGGGAAGCCGGTTGGCTGTGAGCAACCTGCGCAGAGGAGCGCCGCGCCGGGAGACGGCAACTGTCGATGGCACGGGAGAACCGGTGGCGCGATGAAGCGGGCCATGTCGGTGCCGGGCCCGCGTGTTCGACGCCCATGATCTCCGCCCCCACCCTCAGTTGCCGGGCACACCCGATTGCGACGATCCACCAGCCGCCGGGCCGTAGCCCGTCGGCCCCGCCGCCGTGCCGTCCTGGGTGGCAATGCGTGCCTGCGCGGCACGAATGTCGTCGGGATAGTGAGGATCGCGCCTGATCGGGTTGTAGCCGGCCTGTTCGAGTTGCATCAGTTCTGCTTTCACCTGCTCACGCGTAACCGGCGAACCGGATTGCTGGGCTAGCGACACAGCCGGAGTGGCCAGCACCGATACGGCGACGGCAGCAAAGAAAAATGACTTCATGGTCATGACCTCCACGGACAAATTTTCTGTCCTCTTTCACACGCTCATTCCTGCAGAGAGCAACTAAAGTTTAGATGTTGGAGTCGATCCTGCACGTTGGACCGTCATCCCCTGTTTGCCTGATTGCAGCCCGACGGTGTGAATGTCATGAAGAGAATCATTTGCGTGCTGCTTCTCGGCGCCACGGCGCTGGCGGCACGGGCTGACGTGCCCTTCCTTTATTCCCGCAGCGCAATCGTCTATGACGTCGCGCGCGGAGAAGTCCTCCTTCAGAAGAATCCTGACGACGTTCAGGCCATCGCGTCGCTCACCAAGCTGATGTCAGCGATGGTCGTGCTGGACGGAGCCCAGGCAATGGAAGAGACACTGACTATCGACGGCGCCGACGTCGACCGGCTCAAGCACTCGGGATCGCATATCCCGGTCGGCGCCTCGCTCGAACGGGAGGAGATGCTGCGCCTGGCGCTGATGTCGTCCGAGAATCGCGCGGCGTCCGCGCTGTCGCGCGCATTCCCGGGCGGTCAGCCCGCGTTCATCCAGACGATGAACAAAAAGGCACGCGCGTTGCACATGGCGAGCACACACTTCGACGATCCGACCGGACTTTCGCCGGACAATCTGTCTACGGCGCGTGACGTGGTGAAAATGGCGGCTGCCGCGTCGCACTATCCGGTGATCGGTTCATTTACGACGCTCCCGCGTTATGAAGAAGTCATCGGCAGCAGAACGAGGTTCTATCGCAACACCGACCCGGTCGTCCAGCAGTCCGACTGGGACGTTCAGCTCGCGAAAACCGGCGACACGCGCGAGGCTGGACGATGCATCGTGGTCGACGTCAACATGCCAGATGGCCAGTTGATCATCGCGCTGCTCGGCGCGCGCTCATCACGTGCACGCTCCACCGACCTCGTCACGATTCGCCGTTGGCTTGATGGCGACGAGACGCCCGTTGTCACGCCGCGCAGGTACTATGCAAGCACCCAGATGCATCGTCACCCTCATGCGCTCGCGCAATCTCCCCACGTCAAGGTGCGGCTTGCCTCGTACAGGACTGGATCGTTATCCGGCTCACGCCGGCCAAACAGCAGACAACATGCCGGTTCCCATGCCCGCCATGCGCCTTTCGCCGCGACGCCGCCGGCCGTACATTTCAGGTCGTCACGGCAGGGCACCTGATTGCTCGCCCGGGGGCCGGGCTGCAACTGCCGCTCTCTGCACGCGCGCCGTCAGATGTGACCTGAAGCGTCGCGCCGCGAGAGGGGCTGCCTGGGCCACAGCCGCCGCTGCGCCAAACTGGAAGGTGGTACCCGACTCGTGCAAAAAGACCCATTTCATGCATTCCTCATCAGTTTCCGATGTATTGCGCGGCGATGCGGAGACCGGCCGTAAGCTCCACAACCGCCTGGGAAAAATGCCGCCTCGTGTTTGTCGCCAGACAGCAATACATGCCAGACTCGCGCGGACGAATCCGTAGCACCGCGAATCCGGGTGGCACGATTTACGCGTCGCCATCCTTTCCCTTTCGATCTACGTATCCCGTGGTTATCGCCAGATTGCGGGATAATTAGCTGTGCGATTCTCTGCTCTCGCATAGAATGTCATTTTTCGCCGCGACGGTCACGGCAAGCCGCTTGCCTCAAGGCAAACGCTCTTGGCGAAACACGGAGAGTTGGGATTCCTGCGGGACGCGCCGGAACCACGGGATATTTTTGAGATAGCAGGAATCGGCGTGCCTGGTGTCCGGCTACGCTGTCCCACAGACTGTCCGCGCGCCGGCATTGCATGCCGGATGTCGACGGACAGGGACAAACTGTCAACAACGAACGAAAGACTATGAGCGAAAGCGTATACGGAGAGCAGGCAACCGGGCGGGTGACCCACACCCTGTTGCGACTCAGCACGGCGATGCGGAGCCAGGCATGGGAGTGGGCGGAAGGCGCGGGCCTGACGCCTACCCAGGGCGAAATCCTCGTGCTGCTGATGCAGCGCAAGGGGCCGATGCGTCTCGGCGAAATCGCACGCGAAACCGCGTTGACAGCCGCGACCACGAGCGATGCCGTGAGCACGCTGGAAACCAAGGGCCTCGTGGAAAAGCGCCGCGCACTCGATGACGGACGCGCACTCGCCCTGCGCCTGACGGCACGCGGGCGCACCGCCGCGAAGCGTGCCTCGCAATGGCCGGACTTCCTCGCCAAGGCAGTCGGCACGCTGCGCGACGAAGAGCAATCGTTGTTCTATCGCACGCTGCTGAAGACCGTGCGCCAGCTCGAGGTTCAGGATCATATTCCGCCGCACCGGATGTGCGTGACGTGCGTGCACTTCGAACCGGGCAAGCATCCGAAGAAGACGCCGCACCACTGCGCGCTGCTCGACCTG
Encoded proteins:
- a CDS encoding MarR family winged helix-turn-helix transcriptional regulator; protein product: MSESVYGEQATGRVTHTLLRLSTAMRSQAWEWAEGAGLTPTQGEILVLLMQRKGPMRLGEIARETALTAATTSDAVSTLETKGLVEKRRALDDGRALALRLTARGRTAAKRASQWPDFLAKAVGTLRDEEQSLFYRTLLKTVRQLEVQDHIPPHRMCVTCVHFEPGKHPKKTPHHCALLDLSMADTDLRLDCPVHETADTATQKKTWKIFAQRG
- a CDS encoding response regulator transcription factor yields the protein MPGMGGLELQHRLRTGHFNVPIIFTSAYGDVRMTVDAMKAGALDFLSKPFRSQDMLESVESALEYDYRRRETDRRQKELLARYLSLTPRERDILALVAKGLMNKQIASELCLSEITIKANRSHLMQKMRAKSVAELVKMDI
- a CDS encoding DUF4148 domain-containing protein; translation: MKSFFFAAVAVSVLATPAVSLAQQSGSPVTREQVKAELMQLEQAGYNPIRRDPHYPDDIRAAQARIATQDGTAAGPTGYGPAAGGSSQSGVPGN
- a CDS encoding serine hydrolase, giving the protein MKRIICVLLLGATALAARADVPFLYSRSAIVYDVARGEVLLQKNPDDVQAIASLTKLMSAMVVLDGAQAMEETLTIDGADVDRLKHSGSHIPVGASLEREEMLRLALMSSENRAASALSRAFPGGQPAFIQTMNKKARALHMASTHFDDPTGLSPDNLSTARDVVKMAAAASHYPVIGSFTTLPRYEEVIGSRTRFYRNTDPVVQQSDWDVQLAKTGDTREAGRCIVVDVNMPDGQLIIALLGARSSRARSTDLVTIRRWLDGDETPVVTPRRYYASTQMHRHPHALAQSPHVKVRLASYRTGSLSGSRRPNSRQHAGSHARHAPFAATPPAVHFRSSRQGT
- a CDS encoding HU family DNA-binding protein; amino-acid sequence: MATTSATKAAAKTAPKKAVTPVEKAKTPLVKKASAPVTKKAVAAAPLKPIKDSFTKASLAIHLAGRAGVEPKAAKALMAALEETVLASVHKKGAKEFTLPGLLKVVAQDVPAKKKRFGKDPFTGEDKWFAAKPASVRLKVRPLKKLKDAAL